The sequence AAATTTGGCCACTACTTTCGCAAGCTTCTTCCCATACCCAAACAAATCAAACTTCCCCAAAGGCCCAAGAACCTCACCAATGCTCAACTTAGCACCAACCTCCAAAAACTCCTTAACCAAACCATGAATCTCCACAGCATCATCATTATTGTCGAAACAAGTAGTGCTCATGGCCATCCTACATAGGATATTGTTGGTCAAAGTAGTAAGCTCAAAACCCAAATCACACTCTCTGCCCTCACTAGAACAAACCATAAGTGATTTCAAGAGCTTCTTAATCTCTTGTTCCCTCACGTGCATGAATCTCCCAAGCTGAGAACTCGAGAGAAGTTGAGTCACGCATAGCTTCTTCATGAACCTCCAATAAGGCCCATATGGTGCAGCAATAAAATAAGACCCTTTATAAAGAAAATACTCAGAGGAACCGAAGTTGGGGCGGTAGCAAAAGTTGAGTTCATGGGTTTTCATTACTTCTCTTGCAACATGGGCATTGGAAACAAGTATGCAAGTTGAGGCACCTAAACGAAGCTGAATCAGAGGGCCATAGAGATTGGCCAAGGCTTGAAATGACTTTGGTATCACTGAGCCTAGAAGATGAAGGTGTCCAATTATTGGAAGTGACGGTGGAGATGGTAGCTGTTGGGGTCGAATTTCATCGCTGCTGGAATTCGAGGTTCTTATTTTGCTTCGGAACTTGATGATAATAAGAGTTAgaatgaagaaaaataaagaggAGGAGAACATGTAGAAAGAATAATCCATAGCACTATAGCAGGTTAATAGTTTCGGGGACACAGAATGTGGTTCTTTAGTTAATTAATAAGATAGCGAAATACAGAAAATTGGAAGAGGTTAGCATAATGAACAAAAGACAAACGTCAGATGGTCCTAATCCTCCTCAATTATTAAAAGTGGTCCTCATATtaaggaatatatatatatatataaactaatGAACAATGATATATATTCGTTTCTTTCAATTGAATGCATTAGCAAGATACAGCAGCTAGAATGACAAGATACACAATCAGCAACCAAATCTATAGTGTATATGATATTTTGCATCATTGCTCTTTTGCTCAAAAGGTTGACTACAGAATTATTGTGTATTTGTTATGTATAATTGGAATTACATAATAGGAACTTCATTATTGGTTTTTTTGTGTTATGATATTATACCATTTATTAGTAATTCATCTTNNNNNNNNNAATTTTTTCTTTAAATGTAATGGGACTCTTTTCAATTCACAATATACCTGTCCTACCCACTCCCTCCCTAAtaatattgattattgattgataTGACAAAATTGATACCAGAAAACTTAATGATCATTGCCAAAAAATATTGAATTGATCTTATTTTCCTTTACactgatatttttatttttaggattttgtaaaaaaaaaaaagtaaaaatagttcAAAAAATAAAGATTCCTCAAAAAGTAACTGATAAGTAGTCTACAAAAAGTCAAAAACTCATACTAACAACTAAGGAAGAGAGCTTATTCCGCCAAGGTAATAGGCTAATGCCTAATAGCCAACGTCAACATTGTTTTTGGGAACACAACAAAACATAGGTTAAAAAATTAAGTGATTAAAAATTCGATAACGTTAgaaagattaaaaataaaaaagtgagaatttgttttatttaatatttattaattgttgttaaaattaataaatattaaataagacaaattttaaCTGTTTTTCGCAAAAGAAAAATTGTTACTAAATATTTCCGTTATAAATTTTAACGAATAAATAGTCTAGCGAGGTAGTGTAGCCTAAGTTACAAGGtgaaaaactcaggtgaagtcgatttTACGTGAAATTGATATCTAAAAGCtgttaaatgaaaatttagtcaaatcaatcaaatcatttaACAGCGGTCAAGTATTAACTTTATGCGAAGTCCTGAGTTTTCACCAAGTTACAATCATGCATTCTACAATTAACGCCAACAATAATTCATTATTTATTCTATTTACCAAAAGCATTTCTTTTCCCCCTCCCACCACAAGGATGTAAAAAATGGCCTTGTCAACTAGGTGACCAGATCACCAAAATATGCTTCCTTATAAAGCCTCGCGTTCCAcgcatcaaataaaaaaataacacacATTTTCAAAGCGTGTTTCCCATTTTGTTAATAACAATTTGAGAGCGTTATTATAAGAAACACACATACTAATGCCGATAGATGAATGAGTCTGCCTTCAACTCCAAGTCTCCAACCATGGCAACCTTGATCGGTTGCCAATATTACTATCTTTTGTTCCTTCTTTGGTTAATCTCTAGTGTCACCTTCTTTCTAGACATTCACACTAATCATCTTCGTAAGCAAATGTCTACTTCACTAGCACAATGTTGGGATCAATTTAACCCCATAGTAATCATCCCTCTTGTTAGTTTATGTGCTAATTTGCCTACAACACAGATCATTGCGCTTGCTTCTCATTCATAATggcttcatcatcatcatgaagatCAGAGAGGTATTATATTGTATTTGTACGTAGAGCATTTATCAAGATTTCAAGCACTCATCATCATGGTTATTATTGGAGActtctttagtttaatttttttgcaGTTGTATTTGTATACTTCAGTTTCATTTTTTCTCCTCTACGCACGGTTGTATGGCAAACCAATATAATAATGGGATGTGTGTATATGTTATAAATTTGTTCAATACGGATACATCATGATTTTTTCTTTGAGATATCAAAGatgatatttatatatagaaaaagtACATGGAACTAACTCAAAATCAGTCAAAATGgaacaatttaattaattataactatagtaattaattttatttatttatgatttaaaatattggttattaaatgTTTCACCACATTTAAATTAGGAGGAGATACGTTCAGTATCATTGCAACGTAAATCACGGAAACTGATTCAATTAGCTTCCGTCTCTTCACCCTCCTTCCCTCTCCAaatgcctaaaacatgataaattagaaaatagatttagAATCAtccaatttaacaaaaaaaatatatatcttaaTACCTAATATAAACATCATTCACATAGAGATTTTGATTTCACTCAaaaatatttagttagtttttggctAAAACTATCTTGATTCCCTAGCATTATTGATTCAGTGACTGTATCACACTGTTTGTGACCCAACCTTATTTTGTTTCCATAATCACTGAATCAATAATATATATAGATAGTTGAAGGCTTGAAGTTACTAATTGAAAATCATTAAATTTAAAGttactaattaaaaattattaaataatttattttttttattaaattattattcgtttgggaagtagcagaagctacttttttttaacttttggatTATGAAAAGTCATAATCTATgtgtttggcactatttttaaAAAAGCTTCTAACTTCCCGAAAAGTTAATTTGGAACTTTTTGAAAAAGTAGAAATATATGACTTCTTGCTTCTCGAGAAGTCATTCTACCACttacttaaaaaaattaattttaaaacaaaaaaatttactttCCTTCTTGATTCTATGACAAATACTGACTCTTCATCACCATTTTCACACAAGGTCTGCTAGAAGCACTGGCCTTCCACTATCATTCTCACGCAATGTTCCAAGTCTCACCATTTTTACATAATGAAACATCTGATGGAAGTATTGATCCTCCACCACATTTTCAGACAATATTACATCTGAACAACTTACTGCATATATTccttctaaatatttttttattattttatcactattttttattattaaatttgtattcaaGTGTggtatgaaatttcagttttaattttatttttttcatatgtaATTTTATAGCTTAttattattttcatagttaattatAACAAGTTCTTGACCTCAATAAAGGAGAAGAGAGTTCTaataggaataaaaataaaaaataaaaaacagcaataaaatatacattgacacacattttatttttattttttattttcacctaccatatcatacacaatattagtgattaggttatgtaaaatcaacattcaatattaaaaagtatttgttatcatcgttattttaatattcattctcttttgtaaaaaaaatttatcttttgagttatttatccaaacgctacaactttaaaataagtacttttataactaaaaatccaaacacaaaataacttatttataaactgctattaataaaagtccttatgtTTTAAGCTCCTTttccaaaagaacttatttaagttatttacccAAACTGGGCCTAAGTCCTATTCTAGGAACATCTTGGTCACCTTTGGACAGTTCTTGAGTGCAAGCGAAATTATTTAGTTAATAGAGATCTATAATTAGTAGAAAATTAAATGATTTACTTGATAAATTTTACCGTCAAAAAATAAAGTTATAAACCCTAGTTTATAAAATTCTACTTGtaaaaactattttaataataaaaaatgaacttttattattaaaaaataagacAGATTATTCTTGTAATTAGGGGTGGAACTTAGTTAATGGCcctccaaattttttataaaaaaattagtagtacttcttcaaaaataaaaaattgtttagTTGGcctaaatattttgtttttattgcacaatagtttttagttttaaacattaaaaatatgTTGGATTGTGATTTATTGGCTTTCACAACACATCAAAATTGAAagataaaatcaaatcaaataaaaaagttatctaacaaaaaaatattaacacAAAAAAAGATCATCtaacaatcaaatcaaataaaaaaagtaaatcaaataaaaaaagttatttaACAAAAAggataagaataaaaaaagattatctaataaaataaaagataaaaatcatcATTATAAAAAACACGCTACTTTACTAACAGCTTCTCTATTCGTATTTTGCAACTCTCTATTCAACAAGTAAtactctttcttcctttctttNNNNNNNNNNNNNNNNNNNNNNNNNNNNNNNNNNNNNNNNNNNNNNNNNNNNNNNNNNNNNNNNNNNNNNNNNNNNNNNNNNNNNNNNNNNCTTATTTATTATCTTATTAGTAACAAACTTaaagaataattatatttataaattttattttaatataaatattattattaaatttttatgttaaattttggtccctccaaaattttatttcaagcTCCGCCACTGCTTGTAATCTATGAAATACGGACATTTTGTTAGATTATCATGTTCGCATGTCGAATATATTTTGGACACGACACAAATGTTTGTTGTGTCTAATcaggtcttaataaaaaaaattccaaacacatttgaacacacctaaataccatcacatgTGACTTGTGAGAGTGTCCAGTCATATTCTTAACATATGTATTCTTAAAATGAATTTAGAAATAAtatgtattattatttattaaaacaaaaaatattttaaatactttgtaTAATTAAAAGAAGATATTAAAGAcagttaaaaatttttatattttatatatcagTCATGCTACACAtacattcaaatctttttagcAACCAAATCGAACCAAGTTGGTCCACTCCTAACAAAAAGTAGTTTCATCAGTGAGAACGTGAATACACGCTCTACGTGTTTCTCctcattatttttcttcttcttcgcattCCTTCTTTTCATCGtcgttcttttattgttattattgttgcaTTTTTTCCTTTTCCTGCTTCTCTTTCTACtaattttgcagtattatgtgttttattattattattactattattaaggGAGTAAAAAACCAGAAGAATaatgagaagataaaacaagaagaaaaaataaacaaaaaaagaagaagatgataataataaagaagaggaggaataaggaagaggaggagtttaGAGTTATCATTAACTAATTTTAGtacatttttaatttaaataaggtGAACTTTTGGTACATGCTTATTTTTAATTGAGTTTGTTTGTGTGTCGTCGTCGTTAAGTAATTTCAATGCATATGGATTTGAATTTCAGTATTTTCttgatttaaataaggtgcactgTTGGTTTAAACTTGTTCTTAAGTGAGTTTATTTATATGTTGacttaggggtgttcatggatcggatccgatccgcggTGTTTATTCGAATCCGAATCGAAAATTGCGGATATAAATCTGATCCACAAGACTATCGGATCGGATAGAATCAGATCCGTACACTAATAGGATCGGATCGCGAATTTTATGTAGGTATCCGcatatccgatccgcatatctGCGTATCcgtaaaaataaagaaataaataattaaatattcttttatattttattttaactacTAATtttcatatatgttgtattattttaatttattatttaagaaatgtatgtttaatattattttaaaagtaaacatatttaaaagaatagaaaaaatgaattttattgatattttttaataaaaataagcttttaaaaatatttttgtgttttgcggatatattCACTATCCGATctgcaaatgtgcggatcggatcggatccaaacttaaaaactgtgGGTATTGGATTCGATCCGCATTCACCCTATATGTTGTCATTATTAAGAAATTTCTGTGCATTTTGGATTTAAACTGTTATACTTATAAAAAGAAGACAACGATGATAACAATAAcgataaagaaaacgaaaaatgaggaaaaaagagaaagagaagaaaaaagagcAGTAGCTTATTCTTCAAGTGTGTTAAAAGTCATCATTATTTTTAGGACAAACTGACACACATGAAAAAACACCGAAAACTTATAAACACGACACCGAAAACAATTTTATATTACACAAAATTGTATTTCAAAATGCACCAAAACTACCATTAAACGTAACATAAATAAATTCATCGAAAAAACAATTTAAAACTCCTATattccattcaaattcaaaccttcaGGCTTCAACCATGAACactgattttaaaaaaaaactgaaattaTTCAAAACTCGTAGAGAAAACAACTACACAAACATTAACTATTAACACACTACATTAACTAGGAACGAACCAAACATCGTTCACTTGATTCAATTCAGAACAATAATCTTATTCGCTCTGATTCAACTGATCTAAACTTGCATCATTCATTGTTTTTTAACGCAAAAAACCTATATGAATTTGATTTCAATGCTTGATTTGACTGTTTGATCGAAAAAGAATTCAGATCAAACAACATTCATCTTAAAAGTAAAATTCTGTAGAAAAAGAGGGCAAAAATTTGCAGAAAATGCATAGTAAtcccaaaagaaaacaaaattcgTAGATAACAtagaaaaatcaaagaaaaaaagaaaatccaCAAAAAAAGCATTGAGAGAGCAGCAGTTTACGTTAAAAGTCTGTTACATATTAGGGTGTATGTATATAAATAGTTTGGTTGAACTTAATTAGACAAATCATTTAAGTGTAAAACTTTATTCTTTATATActttattctctctctctctatatatatatatatatatagatactaATTCTGAGAGTGCATGTGTGAAAAAGCGGGACATACCACCTTGGAATTTAAAAGAACTAAACTAAAATAATGCCCACAAACGTGTTATCATTATCACACTATCTAATATTCTAATATATCAAATTATAGAGTTCATCTAGAGAAAATGGCAATTGGCATTTCAAATTTTCACAATTTTTAGTTGAATTATTTTACCAACGAACAAGAAGTGATCTCAGCCACAAACGTGTATCTATGGGTGTGATGAAAAAACCCTTTTTTTTCATGCATACGAATGATACGATGCCAAATCGTTTAAATGTTCTTAAATCTCTGCGAATATCTAAGACCAAAATTCTAAAGTATAAAGCCGCCATTCGTGTGGGACAAGGACACTGAATTATatgaacagaaaaaaaaaatatgaacttGAAAGAAATCTGTGCACAAATCTGAGGAAATATTATTGTCATACATTGTAAGTAATGGTACAAAAGTAAACTCCAAAAGTACTTGGACGCAAAATGAAAAACGAAAATTATATACAAGGGACTGAAATATTCCCTGACCCTACAATACCTACCCAAAACCATCAAAGGATGATGGAAAGAACAAGAGTGCAAGCCTACTAAGATGTTAGAACAAGAATTGTAGCAAAAAATTACCATCAATCTTATCACCTTCAATTTGGAGTTTGAAGATATGAATGAAGCAAACTGGGAATGAGAAAATATCTGCTGAATCAGCTGGGTGTAAAATATCATCAGACGATGATTTTGCAACAAAAGTTCTTCCCTCTCCTCCTGCTTATGTGTGTGTCAAATCCAAATTGATCTCTGTTTGGAATCGATATGAATATCTACTGAGTCTGAAAATGATCACCTCATGGACATCAATGTACGAACTCGTTTTTCTCTTTCGGCTTTCTTGGCGCTTGGTGTTCTCTTAAGTCTCTGCAGCTCCTCCTTCACCACTTTCTCAACACTATCAATTGAATTGAGAAGCTTCATCTGTGGAGTTAACTCTGACTGCTCCCCTTCGGTCTGATTGGCAATGTCGAGCAGAATTTTCGGAACCTTGCCGCTGGGTGTTCGGAGCTTAACACCTGATGCCGGCTTTGGGGTGATCTCAGAGAGTTGAGCATTATCTGAGGACACAGAAGGATCAGGAAACAGCTGATCCGCCGGAAATGGATTCCCAGTTTGCTGGCCATCGATTTCTCCTAACCGAGCTCTCCTCCTTTCAATTGCCTAAACAGAGTCCAATTTCAAACTTAGACTCACAATATAAGCTACCATGACCACAATCATATGCTGCAATCAGTTTAGTGCTTTGCAAATAACAGAACACATATATAGCGTGTTTGGCATTATGGATTTCTATTTGCAACCCCAAAAATATCATTAGCACAAGACCAACTATTTAACTTGCGCAGCCATTGGGAAACCAGTTTAACATATAAAGGAACAATGATTGCGATATTTAACAAAGGGAAAAAACTATTAACACTCGTCAATTCAATTAAACACTTCAGTCTCAAGCAGCATTCACAGACACAACCGAAACTGCTTACACAGTAATTAGATTCTTGCAATGTTGATGAAGAAGGGCAATGACATGCATGATTGCAGAAACACGAACGAAAAGAATTTCAAATTTGGCCTTGATCCCCAATTTAAATTTGAAACTCCCGTAGGTGCACCTTCAGATTAGAAATGGTTCTTAGCTGAGATTTGATTACACAATTATTGAAGCTAGCTAACCCTATAATAATTTGACGAGCAAAACACAACTACTTTGTGTCTCCAATTATTAATTTCAAAAAGATAAAGCAAATACGAAAAGAAAAAAGCAAATTCGCAAgcaaacaaaaatgaaaatgaattaTACATACGGAAAAGAACAGAAATGAATAATTGAGGAAAGAAAGAGAGTTAAACGGCATCGTTTTGTAGGACTTACGCGCACAACAGAAGAAATGTCCCTAAGAGGGGTTCTAGGGTACCAAGAAGGTAGCACGCTCCGGGAAGAACTACCGCGACCACGACCACGACCCCTTCCCACTACTCGCCGTCCACCACTTCTCGACGGGCTATTGTTCTCTGCACCAGCAGGCGCCCCAACCGCACCGGTTCTTGGTGTTCTGAACCCTCCACGAGCAAGACCCGACCCGGTTGTAGACGTTACCGGTTGCCTCCGAGCGGATCCGAAGACGCTGGAGTCAAGTTCGTCGTCCAAGAGTACGCCGTGGAGTAAAGCTCGCCGGCGTGCAAATAGAGCGGCGATGTCGACGGCAGTGGAACGACGATCTCTTGCTTCCGGCATGGCTGAAATGGAAGCAAAACAAATAGCAGAGtaagaataataataagaagaagaaggaggtgtAGCGTAGCGTAGCGTATTGTGCACCTCACCGTACCCTAGGGTTTCGGCTGTTTCTCTCTCTGTGTTGAGCAGGAGTAGTAGTAGTAATAACGGAGGGAGAAGCAAGTGCTGGAAAGAAGACCGAAATGGCAAGTTTTCAAAATGTGAAAAAAAGGCGCACTTATAGCACTCTCCGCTATTCTTGTGAAAATC is a genomic window of Arachis ipaensis cultivar K30076 chromosome B06, Araip1.1, whole genome shotgun sequence containing:
- the LOC107645441 gene encoding protein POLYCHOME is translated as MPEARDRRSTAVDIAALFARRRALLHGVLLDDELDSSVFGSARRQPVTSTTGSGLARGGFRTPRTGAVGAPAGAENNSPSRSGGRRVVGRGRGRGRGSSSRSVLPSWYPRTPLRDISSVVRAIERRRARLGEIDGQQTGNPFPADQLFPDPSVSSDNAQLSEITPKPASGVKLRTPSGKVPKILLDIANQTEGEQSELTPQMKLLNSIDSVEKVVKEELQRLKRTPSAKKAEREKRVRTLMSMR